From a single Phocoena sinus isolate mPhoSin1 chromosome 1, mPhoSin1.pri, whole genome shotgun sequence genomic region:
- the LOC116754090 gene encoding 60S ribosomal protein L3-like has product MSHRKFSTPRHGSLGFLPRKHSSWHHGKVKSFPKDDSSKPVHLTAFLGYKAGMTHIVREVDRPGSKVNKKEVVEAVTIVETPPMVIVGYVETPRGLRTFKTIFAEHISDECKTRFYKNWHKSKKKAFTKYCKKWQDVDGKKQLERDFSSMKKYCQVIRVIAHTQMRLLPLC; this is encoded by the coding sequence ATGTCTCACAGGAAGTTCTCCACTCCCAGGCATGGGTCCCTGGGCTTTCTGCCTCGGAAGCACAGCAGCTGGCATCACGGGAAGGTGAAGAGCTTCCCCAAGGATGACTCTtccaagcccgtgcacctcacAGCCTTCCTCGGCTACAAGGCTGGCATGACCCACATTGTGAGGGAGGTCGATAGGCCAGGGTCCAAGGTGAACAAGAAGGAAGTTGTGGAGGCTGTGACCATCGTGGAGACGCCACCCATGGTCATTGTGGGCTACGTGGAAACACCTCGAGGCCTCCGGACCTTTAAGACCATCTTTGCTGAGCATATCAGTGATGAATGCAAAACGCGCTTCTATAAGAACTGGCATAAATCTAAGAAGAAGGCCTTCACCAAATACTGCAAGAAGTGGCAGGATGTAGATGGCAAGAAGCAGCTGGAGAGGGACTTCAGCAGCATGAAGAAGTACTGCCAGGTCATTCGTGTCATTGCCCACACCCAGATGCGCCTGCTTCCTCTATGCTAG
- the LOC116754086 gene encoding 60S ribosomal protein L3-like: MIDVIGVTKGKGYKGVTSRWHTKKLPRKTHRGLHKVACIGAWHPARVAFSVAQAGQKGYHHHTEINKKIYKIGQGYLIKDGKLIKNNAFTDYDLSDKSINPLGGFVHYGEVTNDFVMLKGCVVGTKKQVLTLGKSLLVQTKRRALEKIDLKFIDTTSKFGHGCFQTVEEKKAFMGPLKKDRIAKEKGA, encoded by the coding sequence ATGATTGATGTCATTGGGGTGACCAAGGGCAAAGGCTACAAAGGGGTCACCAGCCGTTGGCACACCAAGAAGCTGCCCCGTAAGACCCACCGAGGGCTGCACAAGGTTGCCTGTATTGGGGCGTGGCATCCTGCACGGGTGGCCTTCTCTGTGGCTCAGGCTGGGCAGAAAGGCTACCATCACCACACCGAGATCAACAAGAAGATCTACAAGATTGGCCAGGGCTACCTCATCAAGGATGGCAAACTGATCAAGAACAATGCCTTTACTGATTACGATCTGTCTGACAAGAGCATCAACCCTCTGGGTGGCTTTGTCCACTACGGTGAAGTGACCAATGACTTTGTCATGCTCAAAGGCTGCGTGGTGGGAACCAAGAAGCAAGTGCTCACCCTTGGCAAGTCCTTGCTGGTGCAGACCAAACGGCGGGCCCTAGAGAAGATTGACCTTAAGTTTATTGACACCACCTCCAAATTTGGCCATGGCTGCTTCCAGACTGTGGAGGAGAAGAAAGCATTCATGGGACCACTTAAGAAGGACCGAATTGCAAAGGAAAAAGGGGCCTAA